The Fusarium oxysporum Fo47 chromosome II, complete sequence genome includes a region encoding these proteins:
- a CDS encoding uncharacterized protein (of unknown function-domain containing protein), protein MFNEGLLFEGLKDLDLREQVRRRVLSVQVIIPSMETFHENMKYISIGAKILRKYLMETPIRIPGEPRQPKLTVFESLASCWSAETRSIEVKDGEMSISPEAPSAWFAYETIFLAALRDFARLSAEHPRQDVRGETMPAFAEASRIASLGQLAHQLGFKNSKIQEMLANPYGHPTVGSYECKDGRPADWRAGIPFTKSYSQLRVHAFIPMLDSPVSKGDDVSPLFVIRDTFNAFFRGSMAIAYGGFIEPLSLDFWASNRPSRENCVSQVESQDISMSDLDEDIIMGENEAANGRTRKHKRLSTFNVLRPKSCRIEKKQKKPQADETIIRSSSRSPPRIPEVQDAEHEPVLDAMNSAVTGNTLTGTLPHAREEPGWTIVRQDDRDPLLLDEERSQDQPLTNAEITRDAQMDPQEEPSDSSQTILRQDHRDPLPCDDLERTDHLQDVLLADNHLTGNHQGHSKTEQIRDASESNTSEPSHQEMTQFESEEDLFDLSNNSDAGPEETIEIVDQGGPSLTGEEQTRTIERQDQRSPPPMHDMGE, encoded by the coding sequence ATGTTTAATGAGGGCCTATTATTTGAAGGGTTGAAGGACCTCGATCTCCGTGAGCAGGTCCGCAGACGTGTGTTATCAGTTCAGGTTATTATCCCGAGCATGGAGACATTTCATGAAAACATGAAGTATATATCGATTGGGGCCAAGATCCTAAGAAAATATCTGATGGAAACTCCTATTCGCATTCCAGGAGAGCCTAGACAACCCAAGTTAACTGTATTTGAGAGCCTGGCGAGTTGCTGGTCAGCCGAGACACGAAGCATCGAGGTCAAAGACGGCGAGATGTCGATAAGCCCTGAAGCCCCAAGTGCCTGGTTTGCGTACGAGACAATATTCCTGGCTGCCTTAAGGGATTTTGCGCGTCTTTCCGCCGAGCATCCGCGCCAGGACGTACGGGGGGAAACTATGCCTGCGTTTGCGGAAGCATCTCGCATTGCTTCTTTGGGGCAACTTGCTCATCAACTTGGCTTTAAGAATTCCAAGATTCAAGAAATGTTGGCGAACCCATACGGACATCCTACTGTTGGCAGTTATGAATGCAAGGATGGCCGGCCCGCTGACTGGAGGGCTGGAATACCTTTTACAAAAAGCTACTCTCAACTACGAGTGCATGCATTCATCCCAATGCTAGATAGTCCCGTGTCAAAAGGTGATGATGTGAGCCCACTCTTTGTCATTCGAGATACCTTCAATGCCTTCTTCAGAGGAAGCATGGCCATTGCGTATGGTGGCTTTATAGAGCCTCTATCTCTCGACTTTTGGGCTTCAAATCGACCATCACGGGAGAACTGTGTGTCTCAAGTCGAGTCTCAAGATATTTCAATGAGTGACTTGGACGAAGATATCATCATGGGAGAGAACGAAGCAGCCAATGGCCGGACACGAAAGCACAAACGCCTATCCACATTTAACGTCTTGAGACCCAAGTCTTGTCGAATTgagaagaaacaaaagaaaccCCAGGCAGATGAAACGATCATCAGATCTTCCAGTCGCTCTCCGCCTCGAATACCAGAGGTACAGGACGCAGAGCATGAACCAGTATTGGATGCAATGAACTCGGCTGTCACTGGAAACACTTTAACAGGTACTCTACCTCATGCCAGAGAAGAACCTGGATGGACCATTGTGAGGCAAGATGACCGCGATCCTCTGTTGCTGGATGAGGAAAGATCACAAGACCAACCTTTGACAAATGCAGAGATAACGAGAGATGCCCAGATGGACCCTCAGGAAGAGCCCTCCGACAGCAGTCAGACTATTTTGCGGCAAGATCACCGTGATCCCCTGCCTTGCGATGACCTGGAAAGAACAGATCATTTGCAAGATGTTCTTTTGGCAGATAATCATCTGACTGGAAATCACCAAGGGCATTCAAAGACCGAGCAGATAAGAGATGCTTCGGAGTCCAACACAAGTGAACCCTCACACCAAGAGATGACACAATTCGAGTCTGAGGAGGACCTATTTGACCTATCTAACAACAGTGACGCAGGCCCTGAGGAGACGATAGAGATCGTAGATCAAGGCGGCCCATCACTTACGGGAGAAGAGCAGACAAGGACAATAGAGAGGCAAGATCAGCGGAGCCCCCCACCGATGCACGACATGGGGGAG
- a CDS encoding uncharacterized protein (of unknown function-domain containing protein), with protein sequence MELVGIIRCPVHLLLPYGEGRQIDPDAVRRLAKCFDKTECRRQEDDNFVRGIVTYDDLRLIISALNTSASALKHTILQKQYPLLLDRPIACLDGRHRIRAAMRHEPLSWWVVKLLCVQGSWVDFPRKIALVSVDHQAIQDKIEATSREAPYSDAEIYRLLRKYKKQNDKLRFKERLNRLSAPKQISVKGFLKREVLVQDLDALLKYPGVIAGLQFGNVHKHLALHIDENISRFLKHILQ encoded by the coding sequence ATGGAACTCGTTGGCATTATCCGCTGCCCAGTCCACTTGCTGCTCCCATATGGGGAGGGCAGACAAATCGACCCGGACGCTGTCAGAAGATTGGCTAAATGTTTCGATAAGACAGAATGCAGGCGTCAGGAGGATGATAACTTCGTCCGGGGGATTGTGACGTACGACGACCTGAGACTCATTATTTCGGCCCTGAATACATCTGCGAGCGCTCTGAAGCATACGATCCTCCAAAAGCAATACCCCCTGTTATTGGATCGTCCCATAGCTTGTCTTGATGGCCGGCACAGGATCCGTGCGGCCATGCGCCACGAGCCTCTGTCGTGGTGGGTGGTGAAACTGCTGTGCGTCCAGGGTAGCTGGGTTGATTTTCCCCGTAAAATTGCACTGGTTAGTGTCGACCACCAGGCCATTCAGGACAAGATCGAAGCCACATCGAGAGAGGCTCCTTATTCTGATGCGGAAATTTACCGGCTGCTCCGAAAATACAAGAAGCAGAACGACAAGCTCAGATTCAAAGAGCGTCTCAACCGACTTTCGGCACCAAAGCAGATAAGCGTGAAGGGTTTTTTGAAGCGGGAAGTGCTGGTCCAAGATTTGGATGCTCTTTTGAAGTATCCCGGTGTAATAGCAGGTTTGCAGTTTGGTAACGTTCACAAGCACCTGGCCCTTCACATCGACGAAAACATCTCCCGGTTTCTGAAGCACATCCTTCAG